In the genome of Desulfovibrio desulfuricans, one region contains:
- a CDS encoding GAF domain-containing protein, with protein sequence MAHDYFRALRDVALVINSSLEPREVLHKITEQTAATMGCKASTIRLLDSTGRFLLPSAAYGLSSTYMRKGPVEVKRSGLDGEVLSGKTIHLKDATADGRFQYPESAKSEGLVSVLSSPLMADGKAIGLIRVYSDVEREFSADEETFMEAVAAISALAIENSRLHEALRNNYELMAKHAYSLYED encoded by the coding sequence TCAGGGATGTGGCGCTGGTTATCAATTCCAGCCTTGAGCCCCGCGAAGTTCTGCACAAAATCACCGAGCAAACCGCTGCAACCATGGGCTGCAAGGCAAGCACAATACGCCTGCTTGACAGCACGGGCCGTTTTTTGCTGCCCAGCGCCGCTTACGGCCTTTCCTCCACCTACATGCGCAAAGGCCCTGTGGAAGTAAAACGCAGCGGTCTTGACGGCGAAGTACTCTCCGGCAAAACCATCCATCTCAAAGACGCCACCGCCGACGGACGTTTTCAGTATCCCGAGTCCGCCAAATCCGAGGGTCTGGTCTCCGTGCTTTCGTCGCCCCTTATGGCCGACGGCAAGGCCATTGGCCTTATCCGCGTGTATTCGGACGTGGAGCGCGAATTCAGCGCCGACGAAGAAACCTTTATGGAAGCCGTGGCGGCCATCTCTGCCCTGGCCATCGAGAACTCGCGCCTGCACGAAGCCCTGCGCAACAACTACGAGCTGATGGCCAAACACGCCTACTCGCTTTACGAAGACTAG